A window of Centroberyx gerrardi isolate f3 chromosome 19, fCenGer3.hap1.cur.20231027, whole genome shotgun sequence genomic DNA:
TatctttttgcattttttctttaaattagTCAGCATGTTTGCCTTACTGTTATATTGTTTGTCATCATGCTTTTCTTACAATGTCTCAGCCTACtttatttaaagcaatattccacttagttttaacatgaagGTTTTtcggctcttgaccgccatgaaaaccagaatataatctcctcagtaagatcagatgcagctggacgagtttgtagcgttcagattttttcttcccattcatttgaatggaaactgacattgaacacgttggtgaacagattcagcatcagatctgctgctgtgatttccagctgactgttggtccgacgcttcaaaacagaatctcaccaaacagcttttttattgatagaagagaacacagcggagggataccatttaggagagatagttcctgtttgggagaccggatctacttttatttttaaataataattttagtgtaaaccaagaatagaaatgcaaaatgaggatggACCCAGggtgctttgttgtcttaaagcaggatctgttgtttgatcttggtgattagtttatattctggtgtTCATGGCGGTGAAGAGGCGaataacctccatgttaaaactaagtggaatattgctttaatttgCATAGTGATAAAACACTGAAGTGACAcgataaaaaacacaaaatggccTCTATAGTCATTTACTtggtctgtttctctctccagatGAGACTGTGTTTCCTCCCCTGCGCCTCACTGCCCCGGCtcgccctcctctccctcgccctCCTCACCCCCATCCCCTGGACCGTCACTTCGTACCCCCACTTCCCCGCCGCCGCCCCCGAGTGGGAGGCGGGTCTGCTGCGGCTCCGGGCCGCTCTGGGGCCCCGGGACCCCCGGCCggaggaggggggctggggCCGGGAGGCGCTGCTGAGGGCCCAGAGGGGCGAGCTGACGGTCCGGCCGCTGTCGCCTTTCCCCGGGGGTCAGAGTCTGGACGGCCTGACCTATCAGGacgcaggagaggagggggagggagggaagaggaacgAAGCCCTCACCTCCATCGCCGGAGGGCTGCAGGCCTTCAGCCGGGAGAAAGGAGGGTTCGGCTTCCGCTTCGGCAAGAGACGGAccgagggggggtggagggaaggagggagggagggggcggaggaggaggggtggaactgacgggagggggggggggttcacagAGGAAAAGGGGAATTTGACGGGAGCAGGAAAGAGAGCGAAATCATGAGGAGGTGATTCATTATGAGGGGGGGTGATTCACTCGGCAATATTTTAGGCAACGTAGATGGGCAACGGTCCCAGCAACAGGCAACACACTCAGATACAGGGTCAAAATCCACTCTTAAGATCCCCGGCAACAAGATGTTGCCATGGGATTGAATCAGCAAAACCGAGGCAACTCCTTGGGGATCGTTGCCGAAAAAGTTGCCCTGTGGATCACTGCCTTAAAAGTAGAGAAGCACTACAAGATTTTCTGCAGATTGCACAGAAGTTCACATAGTATACAAATATTTGATATatcagaaagaagaaaaaaagatgcagCTATATAAATCCTTGACCCCCTATCGAGatgacaaacaacaaaactcaacgagaggggagatgaaataacagaaataaaatgcatagataaatagatacatAGAAAAACAAAGTAGAATTTTGTCCCAATCTTTTCAGTTTCTGTGCGACAAATGTTAAAGTCCTGCAGTGTTTCTCCTCCTGAGGCGACACCAGACAGAAGAACAGAGTCCAGAGGAACCAGTGAGagactttgttgttgttggacggacagacggacggacggacaggaAGACCAAGTCCACACAGCGGTCAGAGCATGTTCACTCATCGTCAGCGTGTCAAATGTGAAAGCTTCTCTGCAAATGTGGATAATAAATATTAAAGCATCTATGTTGAATCCAAAGTCTACCAACACGTAATAAAATATAGTATATTAGAAGGAGGGCCTTGTGTGGTTATTTGTGGTTGTGATTGTTACTAATGatgaacaatgaaaaaaaaaaagttgggagATGTAgaccagcggttctcaacgtggggtccggggaccacaaaggggccttgagggggttccagggggtccgcagaaaattgatgaattgttaagtatcaccattatttaatttacaataagttaacacaattagagaatgtagaataatgcctgttctgatcatagtttctctgttttctctctacctacaatacagacagtcatgggattctggacaaaatcatatctgataataaaaatattctcagatttgggtccgagagacaaaatctcatcaaatgggggtctgtggctctaatgtggactaaattaggggtccatgatatgaaaaaagtgGAGACTCACTGGTGtagactgtatttttttttcatcagtgtCTATGTTAAAGCAGATTTGGAAGTTGATTTGAACTGAGATCaggaagatatttaggtcctgaatTCAGTGGCGTGTCCAGGCCACTGGGGGGGCCAAGGTGGGGCACAGACTCAAGCAAGGGTGGCACtgtatgcatataaaaaaaTTTAGGCTACTAACATTAGCTCTTGGTTTTTATCCTTAGGTGCGTGCTTTATCTTTCCCATTCAGTTTAGTCTGACATCCtttttttgtcacattaaaAGATCCCTGGTTTGGTCTCCTCTTTGCTCCCCATGGCTGGAAGGAAGGTTTCTTGGAACACAGGAGCatggttttgaaaaaaaaattaaaaaaatatgctGGCTTGATGGTCCTGCCTCAGACATGACCATTAGCCAATCATAACTCAGGATTTTGGGGTGGTCAAACAGATTtcatgcaggcagcagctacaGATGTCGTCTCCGCTTTCATTTTGCCGATATATTTACACTGGCTTTCAACATTGGTGTCGTAGGCTATCAACATCTACTCAACGTGTAAATGTTTCTTGTGAATGTCTAAAATGCAAAGTAAAATGTCTTATGTGTCTTCAGAGAGATCTGCAGACTGAAATGTCACCTGGTAATGATCAATTATATTAGAATAAAATCTACTTGTTGTTTTGGATGGGTTTTTTTctagtgggaacacagacattaTATTAGAATGATTTAACTCTTCATGGGCTGAAACCCAAAGAGACCCTACACCGTTtatccctgtctctctgacctTAAACCAAACTTAATTTatgaacaatgaaaaaagaGGTGGGAGGTGTAGCCTTCTAGCCTactgtatattattatatactacatataaaaaaaaagaaagataaaataggtaagaAAAGATAATAATCACAACaatcaactcataaaatgacattaaaaagaaagaaagaaagaaaaaatagttATGTAAGGattataaaagataaaaatatacaaataatagCTACCTGTTACACCTACAAATAAAAGGAACCGTAATGTTGTGAGCCTACTTTTAAAGAGGTGACAGTGGGAGTCACAGTCACACCTCAGTGCAtctggaagtttattccagtaattggGAGTGTAATTACGAAAATCATCTTCACCACATTTAGTTTTCACCCTGGGAAACAACTAACAGAGCAGTCCCAGGTGACCTGAGGGGTCTGGGTAGCTCATATTAAACTTAACAGAATCAGaactgtttttggtgaaaaggcttttcatttcatttttttgttgttttttttttacatattttttgaattttccacggtattgtatgttttattgctGCTATTTTTTGGGcaggtctcccttggaaaagagattttgaatctcagtgggacttcctggtaaaataaaggctaaataacaataaatatatatccTAAAAGCAGGTCAGAGGTGTATTTTGGAGCTATAGACAAGCAGCagaatttttttaaaatcaattctgtgGCACAGtggaagccaatgcagtgatgtaatgtaatgtaatgtaatgtaatgtaatgtaatgttgtgTAATACTACGACTGAGTCAGAGTTTCTCCCAGCTAGTCAGGTTCCAATCTTCTCCATTGCTGATAAGACGACAAACTACTTCGATGTATTCTGCCTAGCAACCTGCCCTGAATTATTTTATTGGATGGAACGCAGAACTGAACAGGACGCAGGCACGAGCCAGGCGAGCTGACTCTCCCGggctgctgctggataaacttttgtgtttttaaatcagAAGCAGCGCGTGTGACACCATGATTCAACGGACAACctggttatttttgtttttgccacaGCTATGGCTCGGTTTTGACCCGGTGGGATGCGGTAAGTTGACTGTAGTCGGCCACATTTCTAAAGCGAAAGTAAAAAACGTCTCGATTGCGCAGCAGCTTAGTCGATATACAGCGTTTATTTCCTTGTTATGTGCCAGTGAAAAATGGCGTTTTGGAGTATTAACGGAAAACGTTGATGAGGCTAGCAGGCGTATATGGAGGTGTAGATAATAGAGGACGGTTGTGTACTGAAGCTATCCGCCTCATTTCCCTGTCTCATGGGTTTTGTTTTGGGCCGGTCTGTTTTTGGGGGGTGCGGGCCGCGGGGCGCTGTCTAatattagctagctagtaaCTTATAACCGTCGTCAACTTTCAGACGTTTCAGACTGTTGACGAGGATACTTTATTTTCACAGTGTAGGTCTggtctgcattttcattttctgtcccAAATTGAATATAGTCTCAGCACTTTGGATCATATTCAACTATTTGACGATAAAATGCAGCCTTACATGGTCTGTACACATTATAAATATAAGGCCATAAACGtctcagtctggtttccactgacAGTCAAAGAGGACTGAAATCATAATACATAGGCTAAcgttacattacaaatgtacacacattaTAAGTCTACAATGATGACAGACAATAGAATGTCTTTTTAGTGCAATGTTAACATGTAGACATGTTTTGAATAATCcaaatgtattgaaaatcaGGTTTATCAGTAACTTGTCAGTCAGCTTGGCTTGTAATACAGACATgagttttagttattttttagCAGGCATGAATTGCTTTATTGATATGAATTGCTGCTGGTATGACCCTGGTTTCAACATGATACAGACATTGAACTTGgtcataaaaaaaatccctatCTACAAGGAAGTAGCACtagtggtgcgttcaggtgatcCTTTTCAGTTTGTAAACTTGTGTGTCATGGAAGCCCAGAGATCAAACATTTTAACAGCTGATTTTACAATGAGCCCTACTTCAACCACGGATGGACGAACTAATCAGTTTTTAAGCCTCTTGGCTGTTCTAAAATTACTACAAAACATCTAACAAAATACTACACATGGGTGATCTCACTCACTTCACTAGTGCCTCTTCTGGGTGAAGGTGTGCTAATTTATAAGACAGTACAAAAGAAACACATATAATATGGAATTAAAAACATACAATTAAAGCATAACTAATCACACTCACACCCAACACCCACctatttttaataattaattaattgataaacACAGTTGGTCATTGTATCCATttattggttgttgttgttgttgttgttgttgtttttatcaatTTTTATAGTTTCATTAGCATGTTCAATGTTCATGTTCAATCAAAAATAGACTgttttgaccattttcttgGTGGTTAAATTGGTCATAAATGGAATTCCAAGCAGCACCAAAAAGGTCCTAAAAAGTCCGTAATTTAGCTTTTCTGAAACCTATATGTGAGGGGACGCAGCACAAGTTCTCGGTTTTACGAGCAGCACCTGAATGCGCCGTAATTACTTGACTACGGGGCAAAGTCTTCAGTCGTGTcgaggcagcagagagaagcgGAGCGAGACGCCGTGTCAGCGGGGATTTGGGCTAAAATACCGACTTTCAGAAACGTGAATGTAGTCTGCTTtgtgttcaaaatgtatttaatcgCATATTTTGTCCTATTTGGGACAATACTGACGGTAAACAGCGGTAAGTTAAGAGTTTCCTGCCTACCTATGTAAGCAAGTGTAAAAGTGAAAGTCAAAGTGGACAGCTGTGACGACTTTGAATTTTGTATTTCGTTTGATAATTTGAGTTTAAATTGTTAAATGGGAAGTTTAAAAATTGTGTTTAAAGATATGcttcaaaacagaaaaaaaaagatgtgtagACATAAATTCGAAATGtaagacatttttaatggtCAAAGTATATTTTGGATATAGTTCCAGAAATGCAATATCAAGTAGGCTATACAGTATGGTGACAATAGCGCATATGAAGAAAAGTTACCTTAAATTTCTCAAAATCTATATAATCAATATATatattgcttttgttttgttaaggCAGAAATGTGCATAATAAGAAAGGGAACATGTCAAATacttaaaagtattaaaatgtacTAAAGGAGAAAATTAAGGCAAGGAAACAAAAGGAACAAGCGTcaatacatatacagtatgtacacgcacgcacgcacgcacgcacagaaCAAGTTAGCTGAGGTTAGTATCATTGATACCAGAAGAGACAGTATCAAAATAAGAGGATATTAGGCATGGACAtttactgatttatttatttatttattattaatgtttttcATAAATTTTAACTCTTTAAAATACTTAAAGAAATCACATGAAGAGTAAGGAATTTCCCATATCCGAAATAAAATATGTTCATTAAAAATGTCAACTTGTAAAACTGGTCCGCTTCCCACTTCTGCATCccatggtgtattttggtgtaaTTAGACTGTAGGAATGACAGGTGGACACTTTAAGAAAAGTCAGTATGTTTTGTGTGCCAGTAAGCAAGGAAAGATTATACTGCCAGATTTTATGAGATGATTGGCATGACATTATCTCCtgtacagagagaggaggagaggttggCTCGTATAATAAAGTGTGAACTCTGTTGTGGGTGGATTTTGCTCTGAGAGCTTTGGGCAGGGCTGCACCTGTGAATACAGTACTGTCACTGTGGCGGACAGACAACATTGTTTGGATATTTTTGACATGGAGTGATAAATGCGGTCGGAACAGATTCACAAACAGCATTGGTTGTTGACTGTAAACTTTAAACTCACACggaaatgaataataataatagcagtaaCAATcaggaaaacaacattaaacaagAATGGAATTAAAACAAGAGGCacgcaaatgtaaaaacaaaagaacataaaAGCAGTGAATCAGGTATTAGAAGCAAGTctaaaaaagtgagttttacgAAGGGACTTGAAGGAGGCCTCTGAGTTTACCCTCTGTCATAAAATACACCTGTTGCCCCCTGCTGTTTGCTTTCAAAACTGGCAATCAAAACAAACTTTGTTTTCAAATTTCACGACAAGAGGTGTGTTTACACCTCTTTTTCCTGTTAAATTGGTAGTAAAGCATTTGACCGTGCACTTTACCACGCAGCTAATTGTCGCATTtaatggggactattttcactttttccattactgtgCACTGTTAAATAGTATTTGTGGCAGTgaagaggcaaaacaaaacCATTGAAACTAAAAGTCTGTCACAAGACGCACAGTGATCTTCACTTTCAGTTCTGGCAGAATGGAACGACTTCTGACAGGATTTCAATGAAGTAATGATTGTGACGATTGTGGCCTTTTAAAGACTTGTTGGGAAAAAATACGATATACGTCtaatttaaaatgatggattacatttgtaaatgttttaatgtatttttgaaaacaacaggagcgtctgacttctgactggcaaATACATCGCTGGGTTTAGTGTTTTCATGGGCAATAATggagataggaaaaaaaataaaattactgtGGTATTATCTTTTAACGTCACAATGAATCTGCATTTAGATAAACTGCTTCTGTAATGTGATTAATGTAATGTGTATTtactgttgaaacaggatgttgaggcgggacataacatggggatgagggatcaatcaaaagtgtaaaccaatgggagatcagtcagggagagagaggcagttttatttggtgGGACGGGCGGAGGGGCAATGTTTTATtgctggaatttttatttacgccttTTGGTACAGCATGATGTCATCAATAacgatactctgttttccaggaagtaaaagtaatcttgatataaaaatacaggaaaataatTTTTTGGTCATCTTCTTGGCATAAATTGTTTAAGGCAAACTGATAGTGGCAAGAGTCAAAAGTAAGATTATACCAGTTCTATCCTTTAAATAAATGCTTCATTCATTCCCATGaattacctgtctgtctgtctacctgtctccctgtctgtgacTCTCAGAGAAACACTCCCTCACCTACATCTACACGGCCTTCTCCAAGCCCGTCCAGCTCCCCGGCATCCACGAGTTCACGGCCATGGGTCTGCTGGACGACCGGATGATCGACTACTACGACAGCTTGAGCCAGAAGAAGGTTCCCAAACAGCCGTGGATGGAGGAAAGGCTGGGCTCAGACTACTGGGAGAAAGGCACGCGGTCACGCCAGAGCAAGGAGCAGTGGTTTAAAGTGAACATCGACATCCTGATGAAACGCATGAGGCAGAATGACACGGGTAAGATCTGTGAAGTCTGCATGGGCAtcgatctgtctgtctgtctgtctgtctgtctgtctgtctgtctgttaaggTGCATTCAGTGCACTTAATGGATACAGAGGATCACGTAAATTACTGTATGCTCTCTAGGATACTGAGTGGttatattactgtatgtgcacCGCCAAAACCTCCTAAACATTATTGAAAAGCAAATTTAAGTAtggacacacagactgataatgtataatatatcctatttctttattgttattttaatttttattgttTACCTTTAAAAAAGGTTGCATAATGTAGCTTTAAATTCCACCAGAAGCCCTCTAGTGGCTGATCTACGCCATAGCTCTTACTCAGCTTGAGCTGTACATAGTTCCACTCTGTTAAAGGGGATTTTTTTCTGCCCCATAGCCCACAATGACTGTGATACACAACGATCATTTGGCCAAGTACTGAGGTTTCtggttttcaaaactcactttctgactCCTGCTGCGAGCAtcccaacacatttcagctacgaaggctaaaaagccgttctcaagccaaaagagcaaatgactgatatattacctcttcacttaCTTACTCCTCACTATTGggaaaatgctaatttacaggccactgtaaacaaatattaaaatattcagGTTTTCTGACCACTCCCACtgtgtatctatctatccatctatccattcatccatccccTCATTATCAattgttgatttgtttgattGGTCAGTATTTACCTCTGAAATTGCAAATCTGTCTGGTTTCAGACGCCCATGTTCTTCAGTGGAGGCACGGCTGTGTGGTCGACACCCAACATGACGGTTCGACCAAGTTCACCCGGGGCATGGACATGTACAGTTACGATGGAAATGACTTCCTGTCCTTTGATGATTCCACCTCGCACTGGATTGCCCCGGATAACTATGGGCTACAGACCAAGAAGAAGTGGGATGAGGTCCAGGTCCTGAACGACTACACCAAAGGCTACCTGGAGAAAGAGTGTGTCGAGTGGCTGAACAAGTTCCTGCATTATGGCGAGAAGCAGCTCCAAAATGCCTGTATGTATGGCATTAATCTGCATTTGTTTAGCTTCTTTAGTTTTAGATTTATTAATAGTATATTAAGTAGTGTAGCCGGTTACTATGCTGGTCTGGAAAGTGTGAAAAATAAATTTgataatttccaggtcttgaaatgTTTGGGAAAGTATGAACGGTTTTGTTGCTCAGACCCCAAACACTTAAGAGTAGCCATTTGATATATTTGTAAAGCTACTGTCAttactgtttatttctgagacacaaatctttccagcgatgccattggctgctagaatgtaaacaacaatttaaaaatgtcattacaaagtgacaataatataatttggatggagagcttgtgaaactgtgatggtcaagagtctcattagtgattactacagcagaataacatggagctgatatcaccattcatgttcctgacacaacatactaATATTGTCACATCTttgtattgaattttgatatatcgtcccatccctagtatcattattatttgttgttgtagtagttatcattattactattagtattTGTATCATTATTGGCTTTAGGTgtagtagctgtagtaataatagcaatatTATTGGTGAATGATTAGCAATCGGCTTCAACCAATTGTCTTTTTTCAGTTGATGATGAAAGTATTTTTGGTGTTTATCAAATATCTGAAGACACTGATACGTTGCCTACAGTTACTGCTACCTGCAGCTGCCTGGCCACCAGCTACAGCTACGCTAACTCACTTGTCCTTGTTCTCTTTGCAGCTCCACCAGACATGTATGTGTTTGCGAAGCAGGCCAAAACTCAGAGCAACATCATTTTGACCTGCATGGCCACAGGTTTCTACCCAAAAGACATCATCATGCACATCAGGAGGGACGGCCGTGTTTTGACGGAGAGGGACGGGTTGTGTTCCACAGGCGTTCGACCAAACGAGGACAACACCCACCAGATCAGGATGAGCGTTGAGATTTTAAAGACTGACCCTGCTAACTACACCTGCGACGTGGAACACAAAGCGTCCAACATGAGAGGTTTCCAGGAGTGGGGTAAGaggctatttttattttttatttttccaaatcAAAATAGAATAGTGTTTTTTTGCATGGTCCTTTACCAGCATCGCCCTTCTTCACATTAATACAGTTCCACATATCcacaactgggagctgcccagtacaacctgATGGAGGTTAAGCACCGTACAGTGTGAAGATACTTGTTGGAGCGGAGAGCGTCACTCATTCGGTTCACCCAGCCCAGATTTTCAGATTGTCTGTTCAGGGATCCAAACTCATAATGTTCTGGTCACAAACCCATTTCTGTAAAGTGTGTCCAGGCCGCAGCCAAAGCCTCGAGGGCCTGGATACCATGATCCCCTCAGGAATAGACCAACACCTTCATGgtctgttgttttgttaatttgtttcttgtttcttcTGAGATCAGatgttttatctcacctgcataTATTAGTCATTTGcatctcattttgttttttatgatcCGATTTTAACACTATTATCACTATTTATCACTTCGCTtctatgttttatgtttctatgTTTTAGAAACATTTCTATGTTTTAGGACTAAAcaaataaactaaattaaaactaaCCTGATCTGTAGGGTACATGAAGTTGCAATTTTGTTGAAAGTGAATTGTTTTACCACAAAAACTTGTGTTGCTCATAGCAACTGCTGttgcccccttttttttttcttttttttttaaagaataaatGTTATCCCACACTAGGGATGCAGCAATTAATCGATGTCACTAATACACGCGGGCTTGAACGCAGGTGCTGTGATTGATGTGACTGTTCCTGTGTTTTAGATCGCACTGTTAAGTCTGACAACACTGGAATCATCGGaggaggtgctgctgctggtctgttgGTGATAATTCTCTTGGTTGTGTTGCTGATCATGTATCTTAAGAAGAAAGGACCATTTGGTAGGTGCAAAATATAACAATAGTCTTCTCTCAACAATGCATGAATAGATTGTTTGACTGAACtgtttttccatattttttccattacttttttttgcctttattacacAGCAGTGAAACAGAAAGGATCAGGGCTGATCAACCAAACACCAACTTTGCCCTATTTGCCAATACCCCAAGGACCCCAGCCTGGATTGGTAGTCACGGTGTTGGGCCCACATGGTACGTGTTCTAGACCagagagtttaattccaaaatgacattTCCATCCTTTGAAAACAAATGTTTCCAGCTCCTACAAAATGTTTTCTGTCAGGAAGTTAAGTCCACTGTTTTTGAGTTCTGTTTTTGAGATTTGAATCATCTGTCCTTCTGAAATATTGAGAGATGTGTTTAACAACATTTCACCAAAATAAATATGTTgccgttttggaatgaaactcataatacagtacaatacaatatgatataataCTTGTTTTAAAAAGACGTTGCCAGGATGATATGATGTTATGTTACATTGCGCAATGTTGTGTAACATTATGCACTGTTATGCCATGTCATATTGTAAAAGTAATGCTGACACTTAGAGTTGCCCAAAAGTTGCACCATATATCACTGCCTTAATAGAGCAGTTGGTTGCTCTAAATTCCTGATATCCActgtgcctgcctgcctgtcataTAGTAACTACCTGCCAACTTGATCACTGCAGGGTATTTGTTTTATGACCAATTTATATCGCTGTTTTGGGCAGAAAGGCAGAACAATGgaacataaaacagaaaaagaatgaaCACAAAAAATGCCTTATCATACCGTCCATATTCCTTTACCCTGACCCCCCCCCAACTCATTTAACTCAATAGAGCTCagatttaaaattatttaaaccaagagaaaaaataaaactaaatttaTTCACATACATGTAAATACACAGGTATGTATGCATACCCACATGTCCATATTGTATTTACCAATACAGGGTTTGATATTAGAGTCCTTTGTGCCATG
This region includes:
- the qrfp gene encoding uncharacterized protein qrfp; amino-acid sequence: MRLCFLPCASLPRLALLSLALLTPIPWTVTSYPHFPAAAPEWEAGLLRLRAALGPRDPRPEEGGWGREALLRAQRGELTVRPLSPFPGGQSLDGLTYQDAGEEGEGGKRNEALTSIAGGLQAFSREKGGFGFRFGKRRTEGGWREGGREGAEEEGWN
- the LOC139912928 gene encoding H-2 class I histocompatibility antigen, Q10 alpha chain-like isoform X1, with amino-acid sequence MIQRTTWLFLFLPQLWLGFDPVGCEKHSLTYIYTAFSKPVQLPGIHEFTAMGLLDDRMIDYYDSLSQKKVPKQPWMEERLGSDYWEKGTRSRQSKEQWFKVNIDILMKRMRQNDTDAHVLQWRHGCVVDTQHDGSTKFTRGMDMYSYDGNDFLSFDDSTSHWIAPDNYGLQTKKKWDEVQVLNDYTKGYLEKECVEWLNKFLHYGEKQLQNASPPDMYVFAKQAKTQSNIILTCMATGFYPKDIIMHIRRDGRVLTERDGLCSTGVRPNEDNTHQIRMSVEILKTDPANYTCDVEHKASNMRGFQEWDRTVKSDNTGIIGGGAAAGLLVIILLVVLLIMYLKKKGPFAVKQKGSGLINQTPTLPYLPIPQGPQPGLVVTVLGPHGNNDTANTGKGSQESVSGDSGKGSLNKEGANENTSDSGSTGSGSTDSGKDSLRQENEMVPLMGATQAGSASANTGTAGGTASP
- the LOC139912928 gene encoding major histocompatibility complex class I-related protein 1-like isoform X2, translating into MYLIAYFVLFGTILTVNSEKHSLTYIYTAFSKPVQLPGIHEFTAMGLLDDRMIDYYDSLSQKKVPKQPWMEERLGSDYWEKGTRSRQSKEQWFKVNIDILMKRMRQNDTDAHVLQWRHGCVVDTQHDGSTKFTRGMDMYSYDGNDFLSFDDSTSHWIAPDNYGLQTKKKWDEVQVLNDYTKGYLEKECVEWLNKFLHYGEKQLQNASPPDMYVFAKQAKTQSNIILTCMATGFYPKDIIMHIRRDGRVLTERDGLCSTGVRPNEDNTHQIRMSVEILKTDPANYTCDVEHKASNMRGFQEWDRTVKSDNTGIIGGGAAAGLLVIILLVVLLIMYLKKKGPFAVKQKGSGLINQTPTLPYLPIPQGPQPGLVVTVLGPHGNNDTANTGKGSQESVSGDSGKGSLNKEGANENTSDSGSTGSGSTDSGKDSLRQENEMVPLMGATQAGSASANTGTAGGTASP